TCGAGAGGCTGCGGCAGCGGTATGCGCTGCACTTCGTGGTGCCGGATGGCGTGAAGCAGGGCGAAGAACGGTCGATTGACGTCCGGTTGGCGGCGTCTGCGTCGCGGCGCTATCCGGGCGCGGAGTTGCGCTACCGGCGGGTGTATCTGGCGCCGGCCACCACCGATGCCACGCCTGCTGAGATTTCCGAGGATCGTAGCGTTTCCAAGGCCGAGGATCAGTCCGGCGGCTGGCGCCGGGCTGAAAAGCGTCCCGGCGACGAGGCCGACCACGACAGCGAGCCAAAGTTCAGCCGGCGTCCGCCGGTGAACGAAACCAGCGGACCGCGCGGGCCGATGACCGGCGACGATCCGGCCTCGATCCGGAACTCCGGCCCCGCGTCCGATGGCGCTTGGACGCCGATCGAGCAGAAGCAATCCGGCGGCTGGCGGACGGCAACTCCAGAAGAGGTGGACAAGGCGGGCAGGAACAAGTCCGACCAGTAACCGCGACCTTGCTGTGGTGAAATGGTGACATTGGCAAGGAGCGGCTGTATTCGATGTCTTCTCTTTTCGCGGCCCTGGGATCGAATCCCTATCTTTTCCTGATCGAGCAGAAGATCCGTGAACGGTCCTACGGGCCGGCGGACGCTTGGGCGCTGATCAAGTACTCGGATCTCACGCGGCTACAGACGAACGCCCACCCGGGGCCGCACGTGCTGAGCACCGCGCCGTTCCGGGAAGAGGACTTCCACCTCGAAGGCACCTCCTACGCGAACCGCACCGTCCACTCCATGTTCCGGAGCGAGCAGGCGGCGTCGGAAACGATCGCCAGTGCGCTGAACACCGAGGCCGGCGCCGAGGCTATCCGGCGGCTTCGCATGCTGTCGCTCGGCCGGCGGGCGGTGCTCTACTCGCGGACCGCCGCCGGGTCCGGCCCGGGGGTGCTCCGAACGGCGAACCCGCGCGGGGTGTGGATGCTCGAAGGGCCGGTGGACTTCGTCACGCTTGTGCTCGATCACCACGGTGACGGGCAGCTCGTGCTGCAGACGGCGTACCCGAACCTGACATTCGCCGGCAGCCAGACCCTGACGCCGCCCGCCGGTGCGGACATGCTCGAGATGCCGCGGAATACCGTGTCCATGTTCTGGGGCGCGCGTCCGAACTAGATGAAAGCGTGTGGCTGCCTGCTGCTCGGCGGATTGCTGCTCCTCGGGATCGCCATGGTGATGTGCGGTGACAAGTGTTTCCAGACCGTCGCCAGCGCCGCCAGTCCCTCGGGGACGCTGGTCGCCGAGGCCGTAGTCAGCGGCTTCTGCGGCGGCGCCACCGTCGGCTATCACACGGCGGTGAAGATCCGCCGGGACGTCCGGTGGTGGTTTGACGCGTCCCGGCATGTGTTTGCTGCGAGAGGTTCGTTCACGCCGAAGCTCCGATGGACCGGCCCCAGGCGGTTGGAGATCGCCTATGCGGGGATCGTTCATGCGGACATCCCTTCGACCGTTCGCAAGGAAACCAGATGGTCCGATGTCGAAATCGTCTACCGGACCGAGTAGGACCCGACCGCCCACCCCGGCCCGCTACCACGCAAAGCGCAGACCGCCCACCGCCCAAGCTTTGGGCGTCCGGTACGCGTCCTCGTAGTAAGTCCGGTTGAACACGTTCTCCACCCGCGTGAACACCACCAGCCGCGCGCGCTCGCCGAGCGGCCGCGTGTAGTTCACGACGACGTCCGCCTTCTTCGGCCCGGAGAACAGGAACGGACGCGCCCCGCCGGAGAACATCTGCCACCAGTAGCTCGACGCGCCGAAGAAATCGAACGTCACATCCACGGAGCGCCACAGCCGCTGCGTCACCATCGCCGACACCGTGTGGGGGGAGACGCGAATGCTCCGGACCGATCCGCCAAGCAGCGCCGACGTGCGCTCGTCGGCGTTGGTGTAGGTGTAGGCGCCCTGCGCGTAGAGCGATCGCGTGATCTGCGCTCGCGTGCTCAGTTCCACGCCGCGGGCAAGCCCGCCTCCGGTGTTGCGATAGCCCGAAAACCGCCCATACGGATCCGTGGCTGGATTGATGATGCCGCTGAAGTCGAATCCGATCACCTGCTGCAGCCGCGTGTAGAACCACGTGCCGGACACCTGCACGCGCGAGTTGAGGAAGTACTGGTCGAAACCGGCGTCGAAGGCGATAGAGCGTTCCGGCGCGATCCGCGGGTCGCCGTATGCGCTGAAGGAGCCGGCGAAAAATGAATAGCCATAGCGCTCATAGAGCGCCGGGGAACGATACGAGTTGCCCACGTGGGCGCGAAACTTGGCGCCTGCCGACGGCGCGAAGTAGGAGACCGCCGCGTCGCCGGTGAGAGCGTTCGGCGGAGACGGCAGCGCCACGCCGGCATACTCCGGATTACCGCCCGTGAAGGCCGGCCGCGAAAGGCTGAAGTTCTGGAACCGCCCGGAGAGGGACAGCTGGAGGCGATCGCCGGCCATGCGCCACTGGTCCTGCGCGAACAGCGCGTGGCTGCGCTGCGCCGCCGTGACGCGGGCGTTGGTCTGCGGATCCCGCGACAGGTTGTCGTAGTGCTCGCGTTCGAACTCCCATCCGGCGGAAACGAAGTGGCGGCGGGAGAGCGTCAGGTCCGTGCGCGCCTGCGCGGTGTCGATACGGCCGTCGAACCGGTTGGAATTGTTCGCTTCCGGTTGAAAGCCTACGCCGCCGGGGCCGTCGCGATTGTCGCGCCGCGTGGTCACGCCCTGATACTGGGCGCGAAACGCCGCCGCCGGCGTCCATTGGTGCGACACGGTCAACAGCGCCGAAAGGAAGCTCGAGTAGCGGTTGTAGTCCGGGTCGTCCGGCGCGGTGAAGAACGTGCGGCCTTCGACGGCGGGAACCGGCAGCGTCGAGGGGAGCGCGGAAACGGGAGCGGCCGAGGGCGTTCCATTGAGCGCCAGGTAGGTATCGTTGGCGAAAAGCCGCGCCCCGATCCGCGTCCTCGGCGTCAGCACGTACTGCGCGAAGCCTTGCGCGGACCAGTTGCGTGTCGGATCGTTGGCGTCAATGCCGGAGGTCACGTTCAGGTGGGAGACAGCGCCGCTGAGCCGCAGCCGGTCGTCGAGCAGTCCGCCCCCGGCGCGCGCCACCCCGCGGAACAGCCCGAGCCCGCCGCCCTCTCCCGAAACCTCTCCGTGGAACGGACCGGAACCGTCCGCCGTCACCATGTTCACCACGCCGCCGATGGCGTGCGTGCCGTAGAGGGACGAGCCCGAGCCGCGCAACACTTCGATGCGCTCTGTGCCGAGCAGGAGGAAGTCGCCGAAGAAGCCGGCGCCGTCTGCTTGCGGTGCGGAGACGTCGCGGAAGCGAAAGCCGTCAATCAGCAACGAGGTATCGAACGCGCGCAGGCCGCGCGAGTGGATGCGGGCGAGCGCGCCCGGTCCGCCGAGCTGCATCACGCGGATGCCGGGTGTGAGACGAAGCGCCTCGACAAGCGAGTACTCGGCGCGTGCGTCGATCTCGTGCTTGTCAATCAGGTCGAACGCCTTGCTGATCTCGGCGGGGGATTGCGCGGTGGAGGCGGCTGTGACGGATAGCTCGGTGGATAGGCGGGCGAGCGAGAGCGTCAGATCGAGTTCCCGGTCTCCGCGGAGTTCCACAGGTTGAGCGGCCGAACTCGCGAAGTCCGGCGCATCGGCCACGGCGAGGTACGCCGTCTCAGCCAGATTGGCGATCAGGTAGGCTCCCGTGCCGTCGCACATGGCGGATTGCGCAAAGCCACCGTCGCGGCTCCGAAGGTGGACCACCGCGCCGGGCACGCCGGCGCCGTCCGGGTCCAGAACGCGGCCGCGCAAAGTAGCGGCGTCCAGGGAGAAAACAATCAGGGGGAGAACGAAGGCGAGTCGAAACGCCATCCTGCACCTCTTTCCGAGAAGGTTATGGATTTCCGCGCGCCCGATGCCGGGGCGGGGCGTATCGGCAGGTCTTCGGACTCGCGGGCATCAAACCGGCCTACTCACCCGGCTTCCCGGCCGCCTTGCTTGGCGCCAGTGCCTGATTGGGCTTTCGTTCCCGCTTACCGCTGCTGGACAGTCCCGGATTCTCACCGGGTTCCCTTGCGCGAAGTGGCGCAGCCACTCCGTTACCGACAGCGCGCCTAGGATAGCATAGGAGTGCACAAGGCTGGCGCGGCATGAACTCAGGTCGCGCTGAGTTCCTTGTGCACAGTTTTGGAGTCACGATGCGACGCAGACAGCTTCTTCAGACCGCGGCGGCCTTCACTGCCGCCTCTTCGCAAATGCGAGGGAACGAACCAAAGTTCCGGCTGCGATATGGACCGCACCCCGGCATGTTCCGGAACTCGGTCGGCGAGGACATCCTCGATCAGATCCAGTTCGCCGCCGACCAGGGCTTCACTGCTTGGGAGGACAACGGCGCCATGGGCCGCGACCCGGCGCTGCAAACCAAGATCGGCGATGCGCTCGAAAAGAACGGCATGAAGATGGGCGTGTTCGTCTCGATCGCCGACTTCAAGACGACCGATTTCGTCACCAAATCCGACGCCGTCTTCCGCGCCGCGATCCGCAAGGAGATGGAGAAAGCCGTCGAGTGCGCCAAACGCGTGCGCACCAAGTGGACCACCGTTGTGCCCTCGATCGTCAACAACCGGCTCGACCCGCACTTCCAGACGGCGAACTGCGTCGAAAACTTGAAGTACCTGGCCGAAGTCTGCGAACCGTCGGGACTCGTGATGGTGCTCGAACCGCTCAACTGGTACGCCAACCACCCGGGGCTGTTCCTGCGCTCCGTCCCGCAGGGCTACATGATCTGCAAGGCGGTGAACTCGCCGAGCTGCAAGGTGCTCGACGATCTATATCACCAGCAGATCGACGTCGGCAACCTGATTCCGAACATGGAGAAGGCGTGGGACGAGATCGCCTACATCCAGGTGGGCGACAATCCGGGGCGCAAGGAGCCGGGCACGGGCGAGATCAACTACCGCTCGATTTTCGGCTGGCTCCATCGCAAAGGCTACGACGGTGTGGTGGGCATGGAGCACGGCAACAGCAAGCCGGGCAAGGACGGTGAGATGGCGGTGATCGCCGCCTATCGCGACGCCGACCGCTTCTAGCGCCGCGCCTCCCCGCGTGATAGGATCTTCTCAGATTCTTTCATTGCTTCGGGAGGTTTCATGTCTAAAGCTCCTTTTCGCGCGGCTATCGCTCTGCTCGCGTGCATGCCGGCGCTGGCGCAGACTCAGTTCGCATCCGTGCGCGGCGTCGTCCAGGATGGTTCCGGTGCGGTAATCCCCAACGCCACCCTCACTCTCACCAACATCAACCAGAATCGCGGCTGGGACACGCCCACCAACGAGGCCGGCGCCTACGTCTTCCAGCAGATTCCGCCCGGCAACTACACCCTCCAGGTGGAGGCGCAAGGCTTCAAGAAGTTCTCACGCGCCGGGCTGATTCTCCAGGTGGCGCAGATCGCCGAGATCAACGTGAGCATGGAACTCGGCGCGCTCACCGAGACGGTGCAGGTTTCGGCCGAGACGCCGCTGCTTGAAACGGCGAGTTCCACGCTCGGCGAAGTGGTGAACTCAGTGACAAGCGAAAACCTTCCGCTGAACGGCCGCAACGTGCTGCAACTGGTGGCGCTCACGCCTGGCATCAACGCGAACACGAGCTTCTACAATTCCGGCCAGGGTGGCGGCAGCATCACGGCCGTGGGATTCTCCGCCAACGGCGGGCGCAACGTGTCCACCGCGGTGATGCTCGATGGGTCGCCGCAGGAGGTGATGGGCTACAATCAGCCGGCCTACGTGCCGTCGCCGGACGCGCTGCAGGAGTTCAAGGTCCAGACCAACTCCATGGCCGCCGAGTACGGCCGCACCGGCGGCGCCGTGGTCAACATGGTTCATCGCTCCGGCGGTAGTCAGTTTCACGGCGTGCTGTATGAGTTTCTTCGCAACAACTCCTTCGACGCCAACGGCTTCTTCAACAACTTGAACGGCCGGCAGAAGGCGGCGTTCCGCTACAACCAGTTCGGGTTCACCGCCGGCGGTCCGATGACGCCGTCGCGCCAGACGACGTTCTTCTTCGTGAACTACGAAGGCATCCGCCAGGTGAATCCGGGTGAGGCCACGTTCTCCGTGCCCACCGCGCAGATGCGGCAGGGCGACTTCTCGCAGATCAACGGCGCGGTTTACGATCCGGCCACCATCAACGCCGCCGGCGCGCGCCAGCCGTTTGCCAACAACCGGATCCCGGCCGCCCGCATCAATCCGGTAGGCGCGAAGTTCGTTTCCTTCTACCCGGCGGCCAATCGCGACGGCATCGTGAACAACTACTTCTCGCAGGCCGGCGCCAGCACCGGACGAAACAACGTCTCGTTCAAGATTGACCGGCGCATTTCCGAGCGCCAGAACCTGTTCGGGCGCTTCTCCTGGGAGAACGGCACGACGAACCAGGCCAACCACTACGGCAACGCCGCCACGCCCACCCCGGGGTTCACCGGCGCCCGCAACCGCAGCGGCACGGTCGACGATTCGTGGGTCCGCGGCGGCTGGGTGTTGCATGGCAACTACGGCTACTCCTACCACTCGAATCCCCGCGGCCCGCTCGAGAACACCGTCACGTCCACCGAACTCGGCTTCCCGGCGGCGGTGGAGGCCGTGGCCCAGTTCCCCATCTTCCCGACGGTGGCCGTGGCCGGCTACAGCCAACTTGGCCCCGAGGCGAGCTACATCATCGGCAACAAGTTCGAGACGCACACATGGGGCGGCGACGCCTCGAAGCTCTTCGGCACGCATACCGTGAAGTTCGGCGGCGCCTACCGGCTGAACCGCGTCTCGAACTTCCGGCCGAACAATCCGAACGGGAGCTACAACTTCTCCGACGTGTTCCTGCGGCAGGTTTTCAATCGCACCGGCGGCGGCGATTCGATCGCGTCGATGCTGCTCGGCCTCGCCTCCGGCGGCCAGATGCGCTCTGAGCCTTCGATCGCACTGCAGGTGAAGTACTCGGCTTTCTACGTCCAGGACGACTGGCGGATCAACGACCGGCTGACGCTCAACTACGGCTTGCGCTGGGACATGGACTTCCCCCAGACCGAACGGTTTGACCGGACGTCCTGGTTCGACCTGCAGGCGCCCATTCCGCTTCAGGCGGCCGGCCTCGGACCGTTTCGGGGCGGGCTCGTCTTCGCCGGATCCCGGACCCCGGGCGCATCGCGCGGCGTGAAGGATCTCGACAGGAACAACTTCGCTCCGCGCCTCGGCCTCGCCTACAAGGTGACCAACCGCCTCGTGGTTCGTTCCGGCGCCGGTTTCTTCTATTCGCCCACCACCGGCATCGGCCCCAGCCCCACCGCCGCGGGCGCGCTCGGTTTCAACGCCATTACGCCCTTCACTTCCTCCATCGACGGCAACCGCACGCCCTACACCACCCTCAGCAACCCGTTCCCGGATGGCTTCATCGCTCCCGAGAACGGGCAGAACGGTCTGCTGACGTTTGTCGGCCAGGGCATCAACGCGAACCTCCGCTACGACCGCGTGCCCTACTCCGTCCAGTGGAACTTCAACGTCCAGTACGAATTGCCCGACAGCATGCTGCTCGACGTCGCCTACGCCGGAAACAGCGGCGCGAAGCTGCAGGCCAACGCGCAGCTCAATCAGATTCCGGACTCCGCGCTCGCCCTCGGCGATCAATTGAACGCCGTTGTCCCGAATCCCTTCTTCGGCGTGCTGCCGGCCGCCACCAACCTCGGCCGCGCCACCACCACGCGGGCGCAACTGCTGCGGCCCTATCCGTGGCTCACCGGCCTCACGCACCAATGGGGCAGTCAGGCGCATTCGAGCTATCACGCGCTGCAGACGAAGTTCCGGAAGCGCTATGCCGGC
This DNA window, taken from Bryobacteraceae bacterium, encodes the following:
- a CDS encoding TonB-dependent receptor; this encodes MAFRLAFVLPLIVFSLDAATLRGRVLDPDGAGVPGAVVHLRSRDGGFAQSAMCDGTGAYLIANLAETAYLAVADAPDFASSAAQPVELRGDRELDLTLSLARLSTELSVTAASTAQSPAEISKAFDLIDKHEIDARAEYSLVEALRLTPGIRVMQLGGPGALARIHSRGLRAFDTSLLIDGFRFRDVSAPQADGAGFFGDFLLLGTERIEVLRGSGSSLYGTHAIGGVVNMVTADGSGPFHGEVSGEGGGLGLFRGVARAGGGLLDDRLRLSGAVSHLNVTSGIDANDPTRNWSAQGFAQYVLTPRTRIGARLFANDTYLALNGTPSAAPVSALPSTLPVPAVEGRTFFTAPDDPDYNRYSSFLSALLTVSHQWTPAAAFRAQYQGVTTRRDNRDGPGGVGFQPEANNSNRFDGRIDTAQARTDLTLSRRHFVSAGWEFEREHYDNLSRDPQTNARVTAAQRSHALFAQDQWRMAGDRLQLSLSGRFQNFSLSRPAFTGGNPEYAGVALPSPPNALTGDAAVSYFAPSAGAKFRAHVGNSYRSPALYERYGYSFFAGSFSAYGDPRIAPERSIAFDAGFDQYFLNSRVQVSGTWFYTRLQQVIGFDFSGIINPATDPYGRFSGYRNTGGGLARGVELSTRAQITRSLYAQGAYTYTNADERTSALLGGSVRSIRVSPHTVSAMVTQRLWRSVDVTFDFFGASSYWWQMFSGGARPFLFSGPKKADVVVNYTRPLGERARLVVFTRVENVFNRTYYEDAYRTPKAWAVGGLRFAW
- a CDS encoding TIM barrel protein; the encoded protein is MRRRQLLQTAAAFTAASSQMRGNEPKFRLRYGPHPGMFRNSVGEDILDQIQFAADQGFTAWEDNGAMGRDPALQTKIGDALEKNGMKMGVFVSIADFKTTDFVTKSDAVFRAAIRKEMEKAVECAKRVRTKWTTVVPSIVNNRLDPHFQTANCVENLKYLAEVCEPSGLVMVLEPLNWYANHPGLFLRSVPQGYMICKAVNSPSCKVLDDLYHQQIDVGNLIPNMEKAWDEIAYIQVGDNPGRKEPGTGEINYRSIFGWLHRKGYDGVVGMEHGNSKPGKDGEMAVIAAYRDADRF
- a CDS encoding carboxypeptidase regulatory-like domain-containing protein, with the protein product MSKAPFRAAIALLACMPALAQTQFASVRGVVQDGSGAVIPNATLTLTNINQNRGWDTPTNEAGAYVFQQIPPGNYTLQVEAQGFKKFSRAGLILQVAQIAEINVSMELGALTETVQVSAETPLLETASSTLGEVVNSVTSENLPLNGRNVLQLVALTPGINANTSFYNSGQGGGSITAVGFSANGGRNVSTAVMLDGSPQEVMGYNQPAYVPSPDALQEFKVQTNSMAAEYGRTGGAVVNMVHRSGGSQFHGVLYEFLRNNSFDANGFFNNLNGRQKAAFRYNQFGFTAGGPMTPSRQTTFFFVNYEGIRQVNPGEATFSVPTAQMRQGDFSQINGAVYDPATINAAGARQPFANNRIPAARINPVGAKFVSFYPAANRDGIVNNYFSQAGASTGRNNVSFKIDRRISERQNLFGRFSWENGTTNQANHYGNAATPTPGFTGARNRSGTVDDSWVRGGWVLHGNYGYSYHSNPRGPLENTVTSTELGFPAAVEAVAQFPIFPTVAVAGYSQLGPEASYIIGNKFETHTWGGDASKLFGTHTVKFGGAYRLNRVSNFRPNNPNGSYNFSDVFLRQVFNRTGGGDSIASMLLGLASGGQMRSEPSIALQVKYSAFYVQDDWRINDRLTLNYGLRWDMDFPQTERFDRTSWFDLQAPIPLQAAGLGPFRGGLVFAGSRTPGASRGVKDLDRNNFAPRLGLAYKVTNRLVVRSGAGFFYSPTTGIGPSPTAAGALGFNAITPFTSSIDGNRTPYTTLSNPFPDGFIAPENGQNGLLTFVGQGINANLRYDRVPYSVQWNFNVQYELPDSMLLDVAYAGNSGAKLQANAQLNQIPDSALALGDQLNAVVPNPFFGVLPAATNLGRATTTRAQLLRPYPWLTGLTHQWGSQAHSSYHALQTKFRKRYAGGLQFLLAYTWSKAIDDVSSVAGFLGDQNPGYTNNNRRDLDRSLSATHTPHNLAFNYQWELPFGKGRRFLNVGGVADQVLGGWTLNGITSIQSGSPISVDSRNNTTASQGGGQRPNSTGIQSQTPGSPKDRIYGWFNPAAFADAPPYTFGNVGRFLPDNFGPGMHNWDVSILKNFPIGESLRLQFRGELFNAFNLVNFRNPAAVFGQPAFGRITAADPARIIQFGLKLYY